A genomic segment from Microcella flavibacter encodes:
- a CDS encoding SMI1/KNR4 family protein, translating to MAFDEVSGLLEQYEQLARERGSIAVEYLRPGLSLGQIDDVEQRHGFTLSEDVKAIWSWHNGIGPRPSPETPRRIGAAWDFMDLDRSIDHANSSLLNRNSGDADRYVFSRWVTFAASSVSAVIETSNTRIPDSPVLVDDVTQSVLNYPIVTVAEKLRWFIWAIENEAWHVDDKGAWQSNFDLFPKNAFKDVI from the coding sequence GTGGCCTTCGACGAAGTCAGCGGCCTGCTTGAACAATATGAGCAGCTCGCCCGCGAACGGGGCTCCATCGCTGTCGAGTACTTGCGACCAGGGCTCTCACTGGGGCAGATTGACGATGTCGAACAACGCCATGGATTCACCCTCAGCGAGGACGTCAAAGCGATTTGGTCTTGGCATAACGGAATCGGCCCTCGACCGTCGCCCGAAACGCCCCGTCGGATCGGCGCGGCCTGGGACTTCATGGACCTCGATCGCTCCATCGATCACGCCAACAGTTCACTCCTCAACCGGAACAGCGGCGACGCAGATCGCTACGTGTTCAGTCGCTGGGTGACCTTCGCGGCCTCCTCGGTGAGTGCCGTCATCGAAACCAGCAACACCCGTATCCCCGACTCTCCTGTGCTCGTGGACGACGTCACGCAGTCGGTGCTGAACTACCCCATCGTGACCGTCGCCGAGAAGCTCCGCTGGTTCATTTGGGCTATAGAGAACGAGGCGTGGCACGTCGACGACAAGGGTGCCTGGCAGTCGAACTTCGACTTGTTCCCGAAGAACGCTTTCAAGGACGTCATCTGA
- a CDS encoding recombinase family protein: protein MLIGYARVSTIEQDLTVQRDALMALGVEERNIHVDHGLTGTNRARPGLREALAACREGDTLVVSKLDRLARSLPDARDIADELAAKGVRLSLGGSLYDPTDPVGRLLFNVLGMVAEFEADLIRARTREGMAVARAKGRLRGKQPKLSPTQEAHLVSLHHAGAHTSGELAELFGVARSTVYRALERAAQRDLINAK from the coding sequence ATGCTGATCGGGTACGCACGCGTCTCCACCATCGAGCAAGATCTGACCGTCCAGCGGGATGCGCTGATGGCGCTCGGGGTCGAGGAACGGAACATCCACGTCGACCACGGACTGACCGGCACGAACCGTGCTCGGCCGGGCCTGCGGGAGGCCCTCGCCGCGTGTCGCGAAGGCGACACTCTCGTGGTGTCGAAGCTCGACCGGCTCGCTCGCTCCCTGCCGGACGCCCGCGACATCGCCGACGAGCTCGCTGCGAAGGGCGTGCGTCTGAGCCTCGGCGGAAGCCTCTACGACCCGACAGACCCCGTTGGTAGGTTGTTGTTCAACGTGCTCGGCATGGTCGCTGAGTTCGAAGCTGACCTCATCCGAGCCCGCACGCGCGAGGGGATGGCCGTCGCTCGCGCGAAAGGCCGGCTTCGTGGGAAACAGCCCAAGCTCTCGCCGACGCAAGAAGCGCACCTGGTCAGCTTGCACCATGCGGGCGCACACACCTCGGGTGAGCTCGCGGAGTTGTTCGGCGTCGCGCGGTCAACGGTTTACCGCGCGCTCGAGCGAGCCGCCCAGCGCGATCTGATCAACGCCAAATAG
- a CDS encoding 4'-phosphopantetheinyl transferase family protein: MLARELLTALVAELALEGVATVTVSRRCSICGAEDHGSPSIPGAPVVVSIAYAGGAVAVAVALQTETAAVGVDLERVTAAGRHAPLGELGALFAPGAAPSLEAWTLLEAALKADGRGLRVELADCIIREAPAAASRDGAAEYEVGAPGRAGPIEAAVLPGPEGFVLSVAAIPPTPPS; this comes from the coding sequence GTGCTCGCCCGCGAGCTGCTCACGGCCCTCGTCGCCGAGCTCGCGCTCGAGGGCGTGGCGACCGTGACCGTTTCCCGCCGCTGCTCGATTTGCGGTGCCGAGGACCACGGCTCCCCGAGCATCCCGGGCGCGCCGGTCGTCGTGAGCATCGCCTACGCCGGGGGCGCGGTAGCGGTCGCGGTCGCCCTGCAGACGGAGACCGCCGCGGTCGGGGTGGACCTCGAGCGCGTGACGGCCGCGGGCCGGCATGCGCCGCTCGGGGAACTGGGGGCGCTGTTCGCGCCCGGAGCTGCTCCGAGCCTGGAGGCGTGGACGCTGCTCGAGGCTGCGCTCAAGGCCGATGGCCGGGGGCTGCGGGTCGAGCTCGCCGACTGCATCATCCGAGAGGCGCCGGCAGCGGCATCCCGAGACGGCGCCGCCGAGTACGAGGTCGGTGCACCCGGCCGAGCAGGCCCGATCGAGGCCGCCGTCCTGCCCGGCCCCGAGGGCTTCGTGCTCAGCGTCGCGGCGATACCGCCGACGCCGCCGTCCTGA
- a CDS encoding M1 family metallopeptidase yields MSGDRYTPQSGDASIGVDHYDLALDYKASTNRLSGTAVIRVHAAAAISTVSLDLVGLRASKVLVDGRRAPAFHQSDRKLRITLPAPLEAGDGVELTVVYGGAPRPRRSRWGTIGWEELEDGALVASQPTGSPTWFPCNDVPSDKATYGLTISTDAAYTVVASGVRVEKGGRGSTATWKFEQSIPTPTYLMTVVLGRFVEETVPLDDRTGRLFYPRPLADRVHADFADLGAMMALFQERFGPYPLPEYTIVVTADDLEIPLESQGIGVFGASHIDGVGGLERLIAHELAHQWFGNSVGVAAWSDIWLNEGFACYAEWIWSEHSGADTAHERAMHHHARLDALPQDLLLRDPGPDLMFDDRVYKRGALALHALRLTAGDEAFFAVLRAWCAQHASGTATTDEFVALAEQLSPVPVSELLHDWLDELPLPALPRAGRAGRAVARAVRTAASAVSPRR; encoded by the coding sequence ATGAGCGGCGACCGCTACACCCCGCAGAGCGGCGACGCCTCGATCGGCGTCGACCACTACGACCTCGCCCTCGACTACAAGGCCTCGACCAACCGGCTGAGCGGCACCGCCGTGATCCGCGTGCACGCGGCGGCCGCGATCTCGACCGTCTCGCTCGACCTCGTCGGGCTGCGGGCATCGAAGGTGCTGGTGGATGGTCGGCGCGCGCCCGCGTTCCACCAGAGCGACCGCAAGCTACGCATCACCCTGCCGGCACCGCTCGAGGCGGGCGACGGCGTCGAGCTCACCGTCGTCTACGGCGGAGCACCCCGGCCCCGCCGTTCCCGCTGGGGCACGATCGGGTGGGAGGAGCTGGAGGACGGCGCGCTCGTCGCCTCGCAGCCCACCGGCTCGCCGACCTGGTTCCCCTGCAACGACGTGCCCTCCGACAAGGCCACCTACGGGCTCACGATCAGCACGGATGCGGCGTACACCGTCGTGGCGAGCGGCGTGCGCGTCGAGAAGGGCGGGCGCGGCAGCACGGCGACGTGGAAGTTCGAGCAGAGCATCCCGACCCCCACGTACCTGATGACCGTCGTGCTCGGCCGCTTCGTCGAGGAGACGGTGCCGCTCGACGACCGCACCGGGCGCCTGTTCTATCCGCGGCCCCTGGCCGACCGCGTGCACGCCGACTTCGCCGACCTGGGCGCGATGATGGCGCTCTTCCAGGAGCGGTTCGGGCCCTACCCGCTGCCGGAGTACACGATCGTCGTCACCGCCGACGACCTCGAGATCCCGCTCGAGTCGCAGGGCATCGGCGTCTTCGGCGCGAGTCACATCGACGGCGTCGGCGGGCTCGAGCGGCTCATCGCCCACGAGCTCGCGCACCAGTGGTTCGGCAACAGCGTCGGCGTCGCCGCCTGGAGCGACATCTGGCTCAACGAGGGCTTCGCCTGCTACGCCGAGTGGATCTGGTCGGAGCACTCGGGCGCCGACACCGCCCACGAGCGCGCGATGCACCACCACGCGCGCCTCGACGCCCTGCCGCAGGACCTGCTGCTGCGCGACCCGGGCCCCGACCTCATGTTCGACGACCGCGTCTACAAGCGCGGCGCGCTCGCGCTGCACGCGCTGCGACTGACGGCCGGGGACGAGGCCTTCTTCGCGGTGCTGCGGGCGTGGTGCGCGCAGCACGCCTCGGGCACGGCGACGACGGACGAGTTCGTCGCGCTGGCCGAGCAGCTGTCGCCCGTGCCGGTGTCGGAGCTGCTGCACGACTGGCTCGACGAGCTGCCACTGCCGGCGCTGCCGAGGGCCGGGCGCGCGGGGCGTGCGGTCGCTCGCGCGGTCAGGACGGCGGCGTCGGCGGTATCGCCGCGACGCTGA
- a CDS encoding Pls/PosA family non-ribosomal peptide synthetase, translated as MQQFLDRGALAAEPRTLLDILRETSARHPQASAIEDAAGALSYAELLVQVGRTAARLREQGVRRGDRVGVRMPSGGRELYLAILGIMAVGAAYVPVDADDPPERARLVFGEAGVVGVVTGAGVLERVDGAASEHPATATGADAAASAALFAGDAPHPASRAIPTVPPPTVDDDAWIIFTSGSTGVPKGVAVTHRSAAAFVDAEARLFLQDAPLGPGDRVLAGLSVAFDASCEEMWLAWRHGACLVPAPRALVRSGEDLGPWLVGHGITVVSTVPTLAALWPRDAIENVRLLIFGGEACPPELVARLVAEGREVWNTYGPTEATVVASAALLDGEGLVRIGLPLDGWSLAVVDPTGERVALGEVGELVIGGVGLARYLDPAKDAEKYAPMPSIGWDRAYRSGDLVRLEAEGLVFQGRADDQVKIGGRRIELGEVEAALDALSAISASAVVVQRSEGGIPLLVAYVVPAEGFDRQTARAELALALPAPLIPLLAIVDDLPVRTSGKVDKAALPWPLTGTDEGDSTLSGTAAWLAEQWVAVLGIRPADDDADFFELGGGSLAAAQLVSRIRTRAPEFTMADVYDLPRLRQMADAVEAESSELDAVPNGFSVARPTPRIMQWVQTLAGVPLFVFAGLRWLLWLLTASAILRLMPGFEFLPAAPLPVIIIGFLLFITPAGRMFVSAAIARLLLRGVQPGDYPRGGGVHLRLWLAEQVAHQIDPVGLAGAPWVSYYARALGATIGTNVDLHSLPPVTGMLTIADGAAIEPEVDLSGYWIDGDTVRIGGIRIGAGATIGSRSTLAPGTRIGREAEIAPGSAVFGRVRAGQRWAGSPAVRVGGASRPLAPERPPAPRRWLWAYGASSSLLGLLPFVAMTAGAGIIATGMRGAESLAAAVPAALLWLVPATLVTGLVFALTVLVLVRLLSIGLVEGVHPVRGRVAWQAWTTERLLDSARTLLFPLYSSLLTPLWLRALGAEVGRDVEASTVLLIPSLTTIDDGAFLADDTMVATYELSGGWMRLGRARIGKRAFLGNSGMAGAGHRVPKDGLVAVLSVAPEKSKPGSSWLGSPAVRLRRVVNDADLERTYRPRRSLRLARALWELGRIVPVVVTCAIGLGVLLVLARIVLDAGLLVAVLASGVVLLVASVLAAAATTLAKWTIVGPIRPGEHPLWSSFVWRTEVADTFTEMVAAPWFANAASGTPALAVWLRSLGATIGRGVWTDSYWLPEPDLVTLGDGATVNRGCVVQTHLFHDRVMSIDTVTLEAGATLGPHSVILPAASIGANATVGPASLVMRGETVPVGSRWSGNPIGPWRAVTVRAYQASNG; from the coding sequence GTGCAGCAGTTCCTCGACCGCGGGGCGCTGGCCGCCGAGCCCCGCACGCTCCTCGACATCCTGCGCGAGACGAGCGCACGGCACCCGCAGGCCTCCGCGATCGAGGACGCCGCCGGGGCTCTCAGCTACGCCGAGCTGCTCGTGCAGGTCGGCCGCACCGCCGCTCGACTGCGTGAGCAGGGGGTGCGCCGCGGCGACCGCGTCGGCGTGCGGATGCCCTCCGGCGGTCGGGAGCTCTACCTCGCGATCCTCGGCATCATGGCGGTCGGGGCGGCGTACGTGCCGGTCGACGCCGATGATCCGCCCGAGCGGGCGCGGCTCGTGTTCGGCGAGGCCGGAGTCGTCGGGGTCGTGACGGGAGCCGGGGTGCTCGAGCGCGTGGATGGAGCCGCGAGCGAGCATCCCGCCACCGCGACCGGCGCCGATGCCGCGGCGAGCGCCGCCCTCTTCGCCGGCGACGCCCCGCACCCCGCCTCGCGGGCGATCCCGACCGTGCCGCCGCCGACGGTCGACGACGACGCCTGGATCATCTTCACCTCGGGCTCGACGGGCGTACCGAAGGGCGTTGCGGTGACGCATCGCTCGGCGGCCGCGTTCGTCGACGCCGAGGCCCGCCTCTTCCTGCAGGATGCTCCGCTCGGGCCCGGGGACCGCGTGCTCGCCGGCCTCTCCGTCGCCTTCGACGCCTCGTGCGAGGAGATGTGGCTCGCCTGGCGGCACGGCGCCTGCCTCGTGCCCGCCCCGCGCGCCCTCGTGCGCTCGGGTGAGGATCTCGGCCCGTGGCTGGTCGGCCACGGCATCACCGTCGTCTCGACCGTGCCGACGCTCGCCGCGCTGTGGCCGCGCGACGCGATCGAGAACGTGCGCCTGCTGATCTTCGGCGGCGAGGCCTGCCCGCCCGAGCTCGTCGCGCGGCTCGTCGCCGAGGGCCGCGAGGTCTGGAACACCTACGGCCCCACCGAGGCCACGGTCGTCGCCTCGGCCGCGCTGCTCGACGGCGAGGGGCTCGTGCGCATCGGCCTGCCGCTCGACGGCTGGTCGCTCGCGGTCGTCGACCCGACCGGCGAGCGGGTCGCCCTCGGCGAGGTCGGCGAGCTCGTCATCGGCGGGGTCGGCCTCGCCCGCTACCTCGACCCGGCGAAGGACGCCGAGAAGTACGCGCCCATGCCCTCGATCGGCTGGGATCGCGCCTACCGCTCCGGTGACCTCGTGCGGCTCGAGGCCGAGGGCCTCGTATTCCAGGGCCGCGCCGACGACCAGGTGAAGATCGGCGGCCGCCGCATCGAGCTCGGCGAGGTCGAGGCGGCTCTCGACGCGCTGAGCGCGATCTCCGCCTCCGCCGTCGTCGTGCAGCGCTCGGAGGGCGGCATCCCGCTGCTCGTCGCCTACGTCGTGCCCGCCGAGGGCTTCGACCGGCAGACCGCGCGGGCCGAGCTCGCGCTCGCGCTGCCCGCGCCGCTCATCCCGCTGCTCGCGATCGTCGACGACCTGCCCGTCCGCACCTCGGGCAAGGTCGACAAGGCCGCGCTGCCGTGGCCGCTCACCGGCACCGATGAGGGCGACTCGACGCTCTCGGGCACCGCCGCGTGGCTCGCCGAGCAGTGGGTCGCCGTGCTGGGCATCCGCCCCGCCGACGACGACGCCGACTTCTTCGAGCTCGGCGGCGGCTCGCTCGCGGCCGCGCAGCTCGTCTCGCGCATCCGCACGCGCGCGCCCGAGTTCACGATGGCCGACGTCTACGACCTGCCGCGCCTGCGCCAGATGGCCGACGCCGTCGAGGCGGAGTCGTCAGAGCTCGACGCCGTTCCGAACGGCTTCAGCGTCGCCCGCCCCACCCCGCGCATCATGCAGTGGGTGCAGACCCTCGCGGGCGTGCCGCTGTTCGTCTTCGCCGGGCTGCGCTGGCTGCTGTGGCTGCTCACGGCGAGCGCGATCCTGCGCCTCATGCCCGGCTTCGAGTTCCTGCCCGCCGCCCCGCTGCCGGTCATCATCATCGGGTTCCTGCTGTTCATCACGCCCGCGGGCCGCATGTTCGTCTCCGCCGCCATCGCGCGCCTGCTGCTGCGCGGCGTGCAGCCCGGCGACTACCCGCGCGGCGGCGGCGTGCACCTGCGGCTGTGGCTCGCCGAGCAGGTCGCCCACCAGATCGACCCGGTCGGGCTCGCCGGGGCGCCCTGGGTCTCGTACTACGCCCGCGCCCTCGGCGCGACGATCGGCACGAACGTCGACCTGCACTCGCTGCCGCCCGTGACCGGCATGCTCACGATCGCCGACGGCGCCGCGATCGAGCCCGAGGTCGACCTCTCGGGCTACTGGATCGACGGCGACACCGTGCGCATCGGCGGCATCCGCATCGGGGCCGGCGCCACGATCGGCTCGCGCAGCACGCTCGCCCCCGGCACGCGCATCGGGCGCGAGGCCGAGATCGCCCCGGGTTCCGCGGTCTTCGGCCGGGTACGCGCGGGGCAGCGCTGGGCGGGGTCGCCGGCGGTGCGCGTCGGCGGAGCATCCCGCCCCCTCGCCCCCGAGCGCCCGCCTGCGCCGCGCCGCTGGCTGTGGGCCTACGGCGCCTCGTCGAGCCTGCTCGGGCTGCTGCCCTTCGTCGCGATGACGGCCGGTGCGGGCATCATCGCGACCGGGATGCGCGGCGCCGAGTCCCTCGCCGCGGCCGTCCCGGCGGCGCTGCTCTGGCTCGTGCCGGCGACCCTCGTGACAGGCCTCGTCTTCGCGCTCACCGTGCTGGTGCTCGTGCGGCTGCTGTCGATCGGGCTCGTCGAGGGCGTGCATCCCGTGCGCGGGCGCGTCGCCTGGCAGGCGTGGACGACCGAGCGGCTGCTCGACTCGGCGCGCACGCTGCTGTTTCCGCTGTACTCGAGCCTGCTGACGCCGCTGTGGCTGCGCGCGCTCGGCGCCGAGGTCGGCCGCGACGTCGAGGCGTCGACCGTGCTGCTCATCCCCTCGCTCACGACGATCGACGACGGCGCCTTCCTCGCCGACGACACGATGGTCGCCACCTACGAGCTCTCAGGCGGGTGGATGCGCCTGGGCCGCGCGCGCATCGGCAAGCGGGCGTTCCTCGGCAACTCGGGCATGGCGGGCGCCGGCCACCGCGTGCCGAAGGACGGGCTCGTCGCCGTGCTCTCGGTCGCGCCCGAGAAGTCGAAGCCCGGCTCGTCGTGGCTCGGCTCGCCCGCCGTGCGCCTGCGGCGCGTCGTGAACGACGCCGACCTCGAGCGCACCTACCGCCCCCGCCGCTCGCTGCGACTCGCCCGCGCGCTGTGGGAGCTCGGCCGCATCGTGCCCGTCGTCGTCACCTGCGCGATCGGGCTCGGCGTGCTGCTCGTGCTGGCCCGCATCGTGCTCGACGCCGGCCTGCTCGTCGCCGTGCTCGCCTCGGGCGTCGTGCTGCTCGTCGCCAGCGTGCTCGCCGCGGCCGCGACGACGCTCGCGAAGTGGACGATCGTCGGCCCCATCCGCCCCGGCGAGCACCCGCTCTGGTCGAGCTTCGTCTGGCGCACCGAGGTCGCCGACACCTTCACCGAGATGGTCGCCGCGCCCTGGTTCGCCAACGCCGCCTCGGGCACGCCCGCCCTCGCCGTCTGGCTGCGCTCGCTCGGCGCGACGATCGGCCGCGGCGTCTGGACGGACAGCTACTGGCTGCCCGAGCCCGACCTCGTCACCCTCGGCGACGGCGCCACCGTCAACCGCGGATGTGTGGTTCAGACGCATCTGTTCCATGATCGGGTGATGAGCATCGACACGGTGACCCTCGAGGCGGGCGCGACCCTCGGCCCGCACAGCGTCATCCTGCCCGCGGCCAGCATCGGCGCGAACGCGACCGTCGGCCCCGCCTCCCTCGTCATGCGCGGCGAGACCGTGCCCGTCGGCAGCCGCTGGAGCGGCAACCCCATCGGCCCGTGGCGCGCCGTCACCGTGCGCGCCTACCAGGCCTCGAACGGATGA
- a CDS encoding ABC1 kinase family protein, translating into MRFATRALVSAWWFELVLPRFGLGRLAARGRIRRLQRLARKFHDLAVDLGGLMIKVGQFMSSRLDILPPEITRELEGLQDEVAPEPLHLIVAQIERELGIPMERAFASFEESPIAAASLGQAHRARLSPGIAEEMGFEGVVVKVLRPGIERIVEVDLMALRRVGRILARVKLVNRRTDAPALVEEFATTSLHEIDYLQEAANAERFAADFAGDDRVATPALVWERSARRVLTLSDVTAIKITDVTALQAAGIDPNRVAQELARVTFQQIFVAGFFHADPHPGNIFVTPGPGGSDDWRLTFIDFGMMGEITESLKGGLREFILAAVGRDGRGLVATMQRLGVLLPSADVEELERVMTALFDRFGGLGVNELTQIDPRELQAFASQFGETIRTLPFQLPENFLLLIRTISLISGVTSALNRDFNMWDAIDPFARTLVSAGTTANLIGAGQQVIGYATTLARLPRRLDDLAARLDRGLVSTRSPEVERRLRSVERSLGRASSAIIFSALLLAGSLLYPAQPVLATVLLAASAVPLLHVVISSRLP; encoded by the coding sequence ATGCGCTTCGCCACGCGGGCGCTCGTCTCGGCCTGGTGGTTCGAGCTCGTGCTGCCCCGCTTCGGGCTCGGCCGGCTCGCCGCGCGCGGACGCATCCGCCGCCTCCAGCGCCTCGCGCGCAAGTTCCACGACCTCGCCGTCGACCTCGGCGGGCTCATGATCAAGGTCGGGCAGTTCATGTCGTCGCGCCTCGACATCCTGCCGCCCGAGATCACCCGCGAGCTCGAGGGGCTGCAGGACGAGGTGGCTCCCGAACCCCTGCACCTGATCGTCGCGCAGATCGAGCGCGAGCTGGGCATCCCGATGGAGCGCGCCTTCGCCTCGTTCGAGGAGTCGCCCATCGCCGCCGCCTCGCTCGGGCAGGCCCACCGCGCCCGGCTCTCCCCCGGCATCGCCGAGGAGATGGGCTTCGAGGGCGTCGTCGTCAAGGTGCTGCGCCCCGGCATCGAGCGCATCGTCGAGGTCGACCTCATGGCGCTGCGCCGGGTCGGCCGCATCCTCGCTCGGGTCAAGCTCGTGAACCGCCGCACGGACGCGCCCGCGCTCGTCGAGGAGTTCGCCACGACGAGCCTGCACGAGATCGACTACCTGCAGGAGGCCGCGAACGCCGAGCGCTTCGCCGCCGACTTCGCCGGCGACGACCGGGTCGCCACTCCCGCGCTCGTCTGGGAGCGCTCGGCCCGCCGGGTGCTCACGCTCTCGGACGTCACGGCGATCAAGATCACCGACGTCACCGCCCTGCAGGCCGCGGGCATCGACCCGAACCGCGTGGCGCAGGAGCTCGCCCGCGTCACCTTCCAGCAGATCTTCGTCGCCGGCTTCTTCCACGCCGACCCGCACCCGGGCAACATCTTCGTCACCCCCGGGCCGGGCGGCTCCGACGACTGGCGCCTCACCTTCATCGACTTCGGCATGATGGGCGAGATCACCGAGAGCCTCAAGGGCGGCCTGCGCGAGTTCATCCTCGCCGCCGTCGGCCGCGACGGCCGCGGGCTCGTCGCCACGATGCAGCGCCTCGGCGTGCTGCTGCCCTCGGCCGACGTCGAAGAGCTCGAGCGGGTCATGACGGCGCTCTTCGACCGCTTCGGCGGCCTCGGCGTCAATGAGCTGACGCAGATCGACCCGCGCGAGCTGCAGGCCTTCGCCTCGCAGTTCGGCGAGACCATCCGCACGCTGCCGTTCCAGCTGCCCGAGAACTTCCTCCTGCTCATCCGCACCATCTCGCTCATCTCGGGCGTGACGAGCGCGCTCAACCGAGACTTCAACATGTGGGACGCGATCGATCCCTTCGCCCGCACCCTCGTGAGCGCGGGCACCACGGCGAACCTCATCGGGGCCGGGCAGCAGGTGATCGGCTACGCCACGACGCTCGCGCGCCTGCCGCGGCGGCTCGACGACCTCGCCGCCCGCCTCGACCGCGGGCTCGTGTCGACGCGATCGCCCGAGGTCGAGCGCCGCCTGCGATCGGTGGAGCGCAGCCTCGGCCGGGCATCCTCGGCCATCATCTTCTCGGCCCTGCTGCTCGCCGGCTCGCTGCTCTACCCGGCGCAGCCGGTGCTCGCGACCGTGCTGCTCGCGGCCTCGGCGGTGCCGCTGCTGCACGTCGTCATCAGCTCGCGCCTGCCGTAG
- a CDS encoding PadR family transcriptional regulator: MRSDSGFDLREIVDEMRETFASRPPRKRAHGDVRTAVLRALLDESRTGASVIDAVAANSGGAWRPAPGEVYPLLQLLTDEALVEVAIDGDRRVYSLTAAGRVAAEADHHAHADHEHGTGHDDHGHGSSTRARWEERAERGSALPRAGVKLAQAASQVAQNGSREQRQRAVELLDETRRRLYAILAED; the protein is encoded by the coding sequence ATGCGCTCCGATTCCGGTTTCGACCTCCGCGAGATCGTCGACGAGATGCGCGAGACCTTCGCCTCCCGGCCGCCGCGCAAGCGCGCCCACGGCGACGTGCGCACGGCCGTTCTGCGGGCCCTGCTCGACGAGAGCCGCACCGGCGCCTCCGTCATCGACGCGGTCGCGGCGAACTCGGGCGGCGCCTGGCGCCCCGCCCCCGGCGAGGTCTACCCGTTGCTGCAGCTGCTCACCGACGAGGCGCTCGTCGAGGTGGCGATCGACGGCGACCGCCGGGTCTACAGCCTGACCGCGGCCGGCCGCGTCGCCGCCGAGGCCGATCACCACGCGCACGCCGACCACGAGCACGGCACGGGCCACGACGACCACGGCCACGGCTCGAGCACCCGCGCCCGCTGGGAGGAGCGCGCCGAGCGCGGCTCCGCCCTGCCGCGCGCCGGCGTCAAGCTCGCGCAGGCCGCCTCGCAGGTCGCCCAGAACGGCAGCCGCGAGCAGCGCCAGCGCGCCGTCGAGCTGCTCGACGAGACGCGCCGCCGTCTCTACGCGATCCTCGCCGAGGACTGA
- a CDS encoding cupin domain-containing protein: protein MTSGEARASIPNGAPDETAPDARPIFPGGVSVSRLAVYDWPAEDGLRGGTPHLHTASAEGYVVLSGRGAVQTLSSAGAGQHELEPGRVVWFEPGTVHRLVDDDALELLVVMANAGLPEAGDAVMTFPAAVLADPAAYAAAASLGTADEIRDAPEHLLADRARARRDLALRGHREWSAAVEQHGPEALAELHALAAALVRPRLVEWERILDASAARAASGTAQQLATLAAGGTGALGEARVAHADARPGRPAFGMCGRLTTWPLGATAA, encoded by the coding sequence GTGACCTCCGGGGAGGCGCGGGCGAGCATCCCGAACGGCGCCCCCGACGAGACCGCGCCGGATGCCCGCCCGATCTTCCCCGGCGGCGTCTCGGTCAGCCGCCTCGCCGTGTACGACTGGCCCGCGGAGGACGGCCTGCGCGGCGGCACCCCGCACCTGCACACCGCCTCGGCCGAGGGCTACGTCGTGCTCTCCGGGCGCGGCGCCGTGCAGACGCTCTCGTCGGCGGGCGCGGGGCAGCACGAGCTCGAGCCGGGGCGCGTCGTCTGGTTCGAGCCCGGTACCGTGCACCGCCTCGTGGACGACGACGCCCTCGAGCTGCTCGTCGTGATGGCGAACGCGGGGCTGCCCGAGGCGGGCGACGCCGTCATGACCTTCCCCGCCGCCGTGCTCGCCGATCCCGCGGCCTACGCGGCGGCCGCGTCGCTCGGCACCGCCGATGAGATCCGGGATGCTCCCGAGCACCTGCTCGCCGACCGCGCCCGCGCCCGCCGCGACCTGGCCCTGCGCGGCCACCGCGAGTGGAGCGCCGCGGTCGAGCAGCACGGCCCCGAGGCCCTCGCCGAGCTGCACGCCCTCGCTGCGGCGCTCGTGCGGCCGCGCCTCGTCGAGTGGGAGCGCATCCTTGACGCGTCCGCGGCGCGCGCCGCCTCCGGCACCGCGCAGCAGCTCGCCACCCTCGCCGCGGGCGGCACCGGCGCGCTCGGCGAGGCCCGCGTCGCGCACGCGGACGCCCGCCCGGGCCGCCCCGCGTTCGGCATGTGCGGGCGGCTGACGACCTGGCCGCTCGGGGCAACCGCCGCCTGA
- a CDS encoding PDZ domain-containing protein: MSDDGPRLPLPGTGGGEDEEAPARPPGGAAGRRRSPVSAVGALGTVGALAAAGLLGVVVGGSSDAPLGARIAGVIDGTPAGESGLQRGDVITAVNGAPVASADDLSRAIGGLAPGEWISLSFSGASGAYRSATLALDERGIV, from the coding sequence ATGAGCGACGACGGCCCGCGGCTCCCCCTCCCCGGTACTGGTGGCGGGGAGGATGAGGAGGCGCCGGCCCGTCCCCCCGGCGGCGCGGCGGGCCGTCGTCGCTCACCCGTCTCGGCCGTCGGCGCCCTCGGCACGGTCGGCGCGCTCGCCGCGGCGGGCCTGCTCGGGGTCGTCGTCGGCGGCAGCTCCGACGCGCCGCTGGGCGCGCGCATCGCCGGCGTCATCGACGGCACCCCGGCCGGGGAGAGCGGCCTGCAGCGCGGCGACGTCATCACCGCCGTCAACGGCGCGCCCGTCGCGAGCGCCGACGACCTGAGCCGCGCGATCGGCGGCCTCGCGCCGGGCGAGTGGATCAGCCTCTCGTTCAGCGGGGCGAGCGGCGCCTACCGCAGCGCGACGCTCGCACTCGACGAGCGCGGCATCGTCTGA